The stretch of DNA TTATCAGTATTTTCTTATTAATTAGTTGTTTCACTCTTTGGTATTCCGATGTTGCTATTTGAATTCGCTCAATATTTACAACTGTTTCTGAATCAAACTTATTTTTCGAATTAGGCATTACATTGATAGGTTTTTCTAACTTAATCACATGATACTTGACTTTTGTGTCTGTTTCAGGATTTTCGCCGTAATTAGGCGGTCCATACTCGTCTGCTTCTTCTAAAGCACCTCTTAATTCCACAATTTCCGGTTCATACTTATACCATTTCAAGCCTTCTTTTACTTCATATAACCTTATTAAGCTAAGAAATAGATTTTTCTTTAGAAAACCAGCAACAAATACTTTTTTATTAATCATATCTTTTAGTTTCTTTAACAGTTTATCATCGTCAGTATCAATCCGAATCAATGAAGTAGTAGTAACTAGAGAGTAATACTTGTCTTTGTTGTCATTGATTTGCATTTCTTTTATTATGCCTTCCGCTTCTACAAAACGAGAAATATATATATTTTTTTTATTTGTACTTTTATTTCTTTTTAGAGTTTTTTGATTTGATATACTAATAAAAGTATTATTTGAAGGTTGCTCGGCATTTACCAAATTATACTGTAAATAAAAAAACATAAATATATTAAACATAATTACCATTGAGCAGCGAGATATCATAAATTACCCTTCAGAAACATCTATATATTTAAAGTCACCGCCTATAATTTGAGTACTGCGCAACAGTACCTTGTTTAAAACCTTCATATTCTTGTATTACATTCGCAAATATAGTAAGTTGAGCATCGTCGAGAGAACTAATTGGTGTATCTGCTAGGAAACCTGTTTGCTCAACGATAAATTGTATATAAGCTTCTGTTCTATTTTCATTTGGAGGAGCATATTTATACATGGTATCTCTAATTGATAAATTGTTATATACATCTCTCAACAGTCTTGATATTGCTTTAAAACCAGTCTCATAATCAGGAAACACTGATCTCTCATCTATACATGCTATTGCTCCATATTTATCTGGATTATCTCCACATTCCATATTTCCAGGATTGTTGTGCCTCCAAGAAATTGTCCCACCTTGTCGTATTTGAGAATAGTTGCCATAATTAATTACAATACCTAATTCTCCAAATTTTTTTGCAGTAACCTGAGTTTCTTCAAATAATGTTGTTATTTTCGAAAGAATACTAACCTTTCCTGATTCCTCAAGTATTGTTGCTATGTCATCTATACTTTGTGCTGATGCAATTTCAAACCCTTGTCCTTTGGATGCTAATATGTCTAGTACTTCTTCGCTAAGCGGTTCATCATTCTGTAAACCCTTCGGGTCTATTAAGTTTATCGGGTTGTTCCTACAATACACATACTTGTTGAACGCCACGGAATCGCTCATATCAGTGACGGGGTCTCGAGAAATGAACCGTCCGATAAACGAGTCATAATATCTCGCGCCCATGAGTGATAAACCGGTATCGTCGTTACGAACGCCTAACGAACCAATGAATCCGTATATCGCAGGTGTACCGCTACTATCCAATATATTCCCAAATGGGTCGTATTTGTATGTTCCGGTTATGTTGCCCGCACCGTCGGTAACAGCTGCGACACTGCCCAATCCGTCACAATGATAATAGTTTGTTGTGACAATGTTTCCGCCGAGGGATTGGACGGA from Elusimicrobiota bacterium encodes:
- a CDS encoding DUF4431 domain-containing protein codes for the protein MVIMFNIFMFFYLQYNLVNAEQPSNNTFISISNQKTLKRNKSTNKKNIYISRFVEAEGIIKEMQINDNKDKYYSLVTTTSLIRIDTDDDKLLKKLKDMINKKVFVAGFLKKNLFLSLIRLYEVKEGLKWYKYEPEIVELRGALEEADEYGPPNYGENPETDTKVKYHVIKLEKPINVMPNSKNKFDSETVVNIERIQIATSEYQRVKQLINKKILIKGTLFHSITSHHYTDVLIWVKDIKEIKKEK
- a CDS encoding RHS repeat-associated core domain-containing protein, whose product is SYGYDGNGNMTEKIENDKTTSYEYDYENRLNKLIFPNGSYQKYIYNHAGKRMEVEKYEANASSPTATQRCIYDALQCNNIYEINGDTVTRYVYVWPGNEMVCSVQSLGGNIVTTNYYHCDGLGSVAAVTDGAGNITGTYKYDPFGNILDSSGTPAIYGFIGSLGVRNDDTGLSLMGARYYDSFIGRFISRDPVTDMSDSVAFNKYVYCRNNPINLIDPKGLQNDEPLSEEVLDILASKGQGFEIASAQSIDDIATILEESGKVSILSKITTLFEETQVTAKKFGELGIVINYGNYSQIRQGGTISWRHNNPGNMECGDNPDKYGAIACIDERSVFPDYETGFKAISRLLRDVYNNLSIRDTMYKYAPPNENRTEAYIQFIVEQTGFLADTPISSLDDAQLTIFANVIQEYEGFKQGTVAQYSNYRR